A stretch of DNA from Gammaproteobacteria bacterium:
CTCTGCCAGGAATTCGAGATCCCGCACCAGCGGGACATCTTCCGCTACTACCGCTCCGATAGCGCCGCCGCGGTCGAGGCCGGCAACGATCTGCGCACGGCGCTGGCGACGTTCGGCGTCGATGCCTCGCACGGCTGGGAGCGGATCCACTGGGACGCTTTGCAGTCGCTCGCCGAACTGGTCGTCGTCTATATGCAGTCTCCGCCCCTGTACGAGCGTGACCGCACCCCGCGTGGACCGCATACCGGGTTTCCGACCATGCCGGGCTGAGCAAAAAGCAGCCTTCTCAAAGGGAGCGGGCAGTGGACCACAGCGGCATCGATCTGCCGTTCCTATTTCTCGACGACCACCTGGCGGCGGTCCACAAACCCGCGGGTCTGCTGGTCGACACGACCTGGGGCAAATCGGCCCATAACCGCCTCTTTCGAAAGTTGTTCGGAAATGAAGGGTTGCTGCTGGCGGCGACCGGACTGGGACTTGCTCATCCCCTGGCCGGACGGTCGTTGCGCATCGACGCGCTGCCGGATATGACGTTCCAGCGGGTCGTCGATGCGCTCGGGTGGGGACCGGCGAGCGAGAATTCGTTCTGGATAAGCCGCCATGGTTGAACTATGTTTCTATCTTCAGTATCCGGGTATCTTTCTTAACTTGGCAGGGGAGCAGGGTAATGAGCGAACAAAATCCATATTCACCGCCGACTGCAGAGGTCGCGGATCAGGCGGGCACCGGTAATCGGGAGTTGCGAGAACCGCGAACCGTCGCCGCGGGACGCGGATGGGGCTGGATCTCCGAGGGGTTCGGTTACTTCGGCTCCGCGTGGGCGGTGTGGATCGGAATCGTCGTGATCTGGGCGATCATTACCATCGTGCTGTCCCTGATTCCCATCGTCTCGCTGTTGACGACCCTGCTCTCTGCGATATTCATGGGTGGAGTGATGATGGGCTGCCGTGCCCAGGACGACGGGGACGGCCTGCGGATCGGACACCTGTTCGCGGGGTTTCAGCAGCGGTTCGCTCCCCTGCTCGGGCTCGGTGGTTTCTATTTGCTCGGTGTGATCCTGATCGGTTTCGTGTTCATGGGCGTCATGATGGGAACGGGTGGGATGGAGGCGCTGGAGGCCATCGAGGAGGCCGAGACTGCCGGCGGGCAGATCGATCCGGAGGTTCTAGGCAGCGGCTTGCTGATCGGCGCCCTGGTGGCGATGCTGCTTTTCATTCCGCTGATCATGGCCTTCTGGTTCGCGCCGGCACTCGTCGCCCTGCACGAGGTCGGTGTGGTGCAGTCCATGAAGCTGAGTGTTCAGGGGTGCGTCAGGAACATCGTTCCGTTCCTGCTCTACGGAGTTGTCCTGATCGTCCTCGGCTTGATCGCATCGATCCCTCTCATGCTGGGATGGCTGGTGCTCTCGCCTGTCGTGATCGCGTCGATCTATGCCGCGTACAAGGACATCTTCCTGTATGAATAGACAGGGGGTTCCGGTACTGTTAGCTGATAGGAGGGTAGGTCGGGTTACGCTGCGCTAACCCGACATTCAGGTCCGATCTTCGTTGTCCCGATAAAACGTTTCCAATTCATCGAGCAGTTCGTTCCTTCGTCCGCTGTTCAGGAATGCGGCCTGGAACCCGTTCAGGGCCAGGCCGTAGATCTCTTCCCGGGACAAAGCGAACGCCTCCTGCACCGCAAGAAGGTTCTCGGCGACGTAGCCGCCGAAATAGGCGGGGTCGTCCGAGTTGACGGTGACACAGAGCCCGCGGTCCATCAGTTCCCTGATGTTGTGCGCCTTCATGTCGTCGAAGACGCGTAGCTTGACGTTGGATAGGGGACAGACGGTCAGCGGAATGCGCTCCCCGCGCAGCCGTCTGACCAGTTCCGGGTCTTCGGTACAGCGCACGCCGTGATCGATTCGCGACACGCCGAGTCGGTCCAGGGCTTCGGCGATGTAGGCGGGCGGCCCTTCCTCGCCTGCGTGGGCCACGGTGAAAAATCCTTCCGCCCGCGCGCGATCGAACACCGACGCGAACCTGCCGGGTGGATTGCCCCGCTCGGAGGAATCGAGACCCACCGCGACGATCCGGTCCTTCCATGGCAGCGCCTGCTTCAGCGTCTTCAGCGCGGCCTCGGCGCTCAGGTGTCGGAGGAAGCACAGGATGAGCCGGCTGGAGAGCCCGAATCTGTCCCGCGCGTCCACCAGTGCGCCGTGAATACCGGTGATTACGGTTTCGAACGGGATACCCCGGTCGGTATGGGTCTGCGGATCGAAGAAGATCTCCGTGTGCCGGACGTTCTGCCTCTGCGCCCGCTCCAGATAGGCCCAGGTCAGGTCATAGAAGTCCCGTTCCTCGATCAGGACCCGGGCACCCTCGTAGTAGATATCCAGAAACGACTGGAGGTCGGTGAACCGGTAGGCGGCACGGACCTCTTCGACCGAGGAGAAGCCCAACCGAATCCCGTTGCGCGTGGCCAGCTCGAACATGA
This window harbors:
- a CDS encoding adenosine deaminase; the encoded protein is MQAFIRDIPKAELHIHIEGSLEPELMFELATRNGIRLGFSSVEEVRAAYRFTDLQSFLDIYYEGARVLIEERDFYDLTWAYLERAQRQNVRHTEIFFDPQTHTDRGIPFETVITGIHGALVDARDRFGLSSRLILCFLRHLSAEAALKTLKQALPWKDRIVAVGLDSSERGNPPGRFASVFDRARAEGFFTVAHAGEEGPPAYIAEALDRLGVSRIDHGVRCTEDPELVRRLRGERIPLTVCPLSNVKLRVFDDMKAHNIRELMDRGLCVTVNSDDPAYFGGYVAENLLAVQEAFALSREEIYGLALNGFQAAFLNSGRRNELLDELETFYRDNEDRT